Proteins encoded within one genomic window of Panicum virgatum strain AP13 chromosome 1N, P.virgatum_v5, whole genome shotgun sequence:
- the LOC120653697 gene encoding serine/threonine receptor-like kinase NFP produces MARPPRLLPALLLLLRLCALPAPARSQNASAPAPAPASVEGFNCSATRAYPCQAYALYRAGFAGVPLDFAAIGDLFSVSRFMVAHANNLSTSAAPASGQPLLVPLQCGCPSRSPNAYAPTQYQITPGDTYWIISTTKLQNLTQYQAVERVNPTLVPTNLDVGVMVTFPVFCQCPAAADNATALVTYVMQPGDTYASVAAAFAVDAQSLVSLNGPEARAGLFAEILVPLRRQVSDFLPPIVRVSNASATPASPPPSASPNATA; encoded by the coding sequence ATGGcgaggccgccgcggctgctgccTGCGCTGCTCCTCTTGCTGCGCCTGTGCGCGCTCCCCGCCCCCGCGCGGTCCCAGAACgcgtccgcgcccgcgcccgcgccggcgtccGTCGAGGGGTTCAACTGCTCCGCGACCAGGGCGTACCCGTGCCAGGCGTACGCGCTCTACCGCGCCGGCTTCGCGGGCGTGCCGCTCGACTTCGCGGCCATCGGCGACCTCTTCAGCGTCAGCCGCTTCATGGTCGCGCACGCCAACAACCTCTCCAcctcggccgcgccggcgagcgggcaGCCGCTGCTCGTGCCGCTCCAGTGCGGCTGCCCCTCCCGGTCGCCCAACGCCTACGCCCCCACGCAGTACCAGATCACCCCGGGCGACACCTACTGGATCATCTCCACCACCAAGCTGCAGAACCTCACGCAGTACCAGGCGGTGGAGCGCGTGAACCCGACGCTGGTGCCCACCAACCTCGATGTCGGCGTCATGGTCACGTTCCCCGTCTTCTGCCagtgcccggccgccgccgacaacGCCACTGCGCTCGTCACCTACGTCATGCAGCCGGGCGACACCTATgcgtccgtcgccgccgcctttgcCGTCGACGCCCAGTCCCTCGTCTCCCTCAACGGGCCCGAGGCGAGGGCGGGGCTGTTCGCGGAGATACTAGTGCCGCTCCGCCGGCAGGTGTCTGACTTTTTGCCCCCCATCGTGCGCGTAAGCAACGCCTCGGCGACGCCAGCTTCCCCGCCGCCGTCTGCTTCCCCCAACGCGACAGCGTGA
- the LOC120656812 gene encoding serine/threonine receptor-like kinase NFP has protein sequence MPLLACLCRRLKAKGRRGDAVESGDGVEGGKFAKSSSAAAAGSGGERFLVSDISEWLDKYRVFKVEELERGTGGFDDAHLISGSVYKASIDGEVFAVKKMKWDACEELKILQKVNHSNLVKLEGFCINSATGDCFLVYEYVENGSLDLWLLDRDRARRLDWRARLHIALDLAHGLQYIHEHTWPRVVHKDIKSSNVLLDARMRAKIANFGLAKTGHNAVTTHIVGTQGYVAPEYLADGLVTTKMDVFAYGVVLLELVSGREAADETGEPLWADAEERVFRGRDERLEARVAAWMDPALADQTCPPGSVASVVSVARACLHKDPSKRPSMVDVAYTLSKADEHFGDYSGESVSVDGSGEIAAR, from the exons ATGCCGCTGTTGGCCTGCCTCTGTAGACGGCTCAAGGCGAAGGGACGACGAGGGGACGCGGTGgagagcggcgacggcgtcgaggGCGGCAAGTTCGCGAAGagctcgtccgccgccgccgccggcagcggcggggagAGGTTCCTGGTCTCCGACATATCGGAGTGGCTGGACAAGTACAGGGTGTTCAAGGTCGAGGAGCTGGAGCGCGGTACGGGGGGATTCGACGACGCGCACCTTATCAGCGGCAGCGTGTACAAGGCCAGCATCGACGGTGAGGTGTTCGCCGTGAAGAAGATGAAGTGGGACGCCTGCGAGGAGCTCAAGATCCTGCAGAAG GTGAACCACAGCAACCTGGTGAAGCTGGAGGGGTTCTGCATCAACTCGGCGACGGGCGACTGCTTCCTGGTGTACGAGTACGTGGAGAACGGGTCGCTGGACCTGTGGCTGCTGGACCGCGACCGCGCGCGGCGCCTGGACTGGCGCGCGCGCCTCCACATCGCGCTGGACCTCGCCCACGGCCTGCAGTACATCCACGAGCACACCTggccgcgcgtggtgcacaaGGACATCAAGAGCAGCAACGTCCTCCTGGACGCCCGCATGCGCGCCAAGATCGCCAACTTCGGCCTCGCCAAGACGGGCCACAACGCCGTCACCACCCACATCGTCGGCACGCAGGGGTACGTCGCGCCCGAGTACCTCGCCGACGGCCTCGTCACCACCAAGATGGACGTGTTCGCCTACGGCGTCGTCCTGCTCGAGCTGGTGTCCGGGCGCGAGGCCGCGGACGAGACCGGCGAGCCGCTGTGGGCGGACGCCGAGGAGAGGGTGTTCCGGGGCCGGGACGAGAGGCTGGAGGCCCGCGTCGCGGCGTGGATGGACCCGGCGCTCGCGGACCAGACGTGCCCGCCGGGGAGCGTGGCCAGCGTCGTGAGCGTCGCCAGGGCGTGCTTGCACAAGGACCCCTCCAAGCGCCCCAGCATGGTGGACGTGGCCTACACGCTGTCCAAGGCGGACGAGCACTTCGGCGACTACTCCGGCGAAAGCGTGTCCGTTGACGGCAGTGGCGAAATCGCCGCCCGGTGA